The following proteins are encoded in a genomic region of Chryseobacterium cucumeris:
- a CDS encoding TonB-dependent receptor, translated as MKTKLEKLFTLVFVCLIVFVSAQKQLIIGTVLDDSQPLPGATVKIKGLSKNITTDIEGKFAINDIKEGQYTLQISYIGYESSDINVDLKPEQTVDLGIIKLSQPRKNIGEIVVTGTLKNTEARALNLQKNAINITNVIASDGIGKLPDRNAAETVQRVQGVSIERDQGEGRFVSLRGLPPFWASTTINGNRLPTAEEETTSRATAFDFFPTELISYVHVNKSFTPDMEADGIGGGVNFITKTPPMKTEFKATVGSGYNAKSDKGVYNLGFLYGGRTKNKKFGYLFNFAHFIRNWSTDNFEARRSGDEGVFRLELRDYNGVRKTTGINTAFEYVLSPKTTFYLKGMYGTLSDDETHYKHRIRFDKFSSANNTARVELQNIHNLLITELTSVSLGAVHQFNKGKIDWDLSYYNNQFKYGNIPDKQNNSYYVIKYTQSGVGINPDYISNHGNGPRAYWKADGGKLDYKNPDALFGFYSDPNFKMDASQMRFTDLEFYKVFVEEKDKIVAAFNHEINASDKLTLKYGFKYRDKERNARFSDIFYNWTSGTAPLLSDFSQYITTQPNGPKYLSEMNAHIGNTFGPVLSTNGMNQFWYQNQGNLKINTADSEALEYNKALGRNFDVFEKHADAYGMATYKLNDKIIILGGIRLSNTNTKVKGYSVNDNVLTPVENTKNYLAVLPMIHLKYTLNDKANLRFAATRTFSRPNFGDLTPGGTYIEADNEFKGGNPNLNPTYSLNFDLMGEYYFSNVGILSGGVFYKSITDPIFQDSFIGNYNGNNGVQFTAPNNGKAAWLGGIELGINKRFDFLPGFLQYFGVQLNATFMTSEMEKPSGRTVALPYQAKELYNAQLFFEKKGFNARLAYNYKGKYAVEYAEEDTNDSYYGKYSNLDFGGSYQFTKYLTLYADVNNILNKPLIYHFGKSEDRPEQVEYYGVRFNLGVKLNF; from the coding sequence ATGAAAACAAAATTAGAGAAATTATTTACCCTTGTTTTTGTCTGTCTCATAGTCTTTGTTTCAGCGCAAAAACAGTTAATTATAGGAACTGTGCTTGACGACAGCCAGCCTCTCCCCGGGGCCACAGTCAAAATAAAAGGCTTATCTAAAAATATAACGACTGATATTGAAGGGAAATTTGCCATCAATGATATCAAAGAAGGCCAGTACACTCTACAAATCAGCTACATTGGTTATGAATCTTCAGATATCAATGTAGATCTTAAACCGGAACAAACGGTTGACTTAGGAATTATCAAACTATCCCAACCGAGAAAAAATATTGGCGAAATTGTCGTTACCGGAACGTTAAAAAATACGGAAGCGAGAGCTTTAAATCTTCAGAAAAATGCCATTAATATCACCAATGTCATCGCTTCAGACGGAATCGGAAAGCTACCGGACAGAAATGCAGCAGAAACCGTACAGCGTGTGCAGGGAGTTTCTATTGAAAGAGACCAGGGAGAAGGAAGATTTGTTTCCCTGAGAGGACTTCCGCCATTCTGGGCATCCACAACCATTAATGGAAACAGACTTCCCACCGCAGAGGAAGAAACGACTTCCAGAGCAACGGCATTTGATTTCTTTCCTACAGAACTGATCTCCTATGTACATGTAAACAAGTCTTTTACCCCAGATATGGAAGCTGACGGAATAGGCGGCGGTGTCAATTTTATCACCAAAACTCCACCGATGAAAACAGAGTTTAAAGCTACTGTGGGAAGCGGTTATAATGCAAAGTCTGATAAAGGAGTTTACAACCTTGGATTTTTGTATGGGGGAAGAACGAAGAATAAAAAGTTCGGGTATTTATTCAACTTTGCGCATTTCATAAGAAACTGGTCTACAGATAATTTTGAGGCTAGAAGAAGTGGCGATGAAGGAGTTTTCAGGCTGGAACTTCGCGATTATAACGGAGTCAGAAAAACAACAGGAATCAATACTGCTTTCGAATACGTATTATCTCCAAAAACAACCTTCTATTTAAAAGGAATGTATGGTACTTTATCGGATGATGAAACCCACTATAAACACAGAATCCGTTTTGATAAATTCAGCAGTGCTAATAATACAGCAAGAGTAGAGCTCCAGAATATCCACAATTTACTGATAACAGAACTTACTTCTGTTTCTTTGGGAGCAGTTCATCAATTCAATAAAGGAAAAATCGACTGGGATTTATCTTACTACAACAACCAATTCAAGTATGGAAATATCCCTGATAAGCAAAACAATTCTTACTATGTCATCAAGTACACTCAATCTGGTGTAGGCATCAATCCTGATTATATTTCCAATCATGGAAATGGCCCCAGAGCTTATTGGAAAGCTGATGGTGGAAAATTAGATTATAAAAATCCGGATGCATTGTTTGGCTTCTACAGTGATCCGAACTTTAAAATGGACGCTTCTCAGATGAGATTTACAGATCTTGAATTCTATAAGGTTTTTGTAGAGGAAAAGGATAAAATCGTAGCAGCATTCAACCATGAAATCAATGCTTCTGATAAACTGACTTTAAAATATGGTTTTAAATACAGAGATAAAGAACGTAATGCAAGATTCTCTGATATTTTCTACAATTGGACCAGCGGAACAGCGCCTCTTCTGTCTGATTTCTCACAATACATCACAACACAGCCCAACGGACCTAAATATTTAAGTGAAATGAACGCACACATCGGCAATACTTTCGGACCCGTACTTTCCACCAATGGAATGAATCAGTTCTGGTACCAGAATCAGGGTAATCTGAAGATCAATACTGCAGATTCTGAAGCCCTGGAATACAATAAAGCACTAGGAAGAAACTTTGATGTGTTTGAAAAACATGCGGATGCTTATGGAATGGCAACGTACAAACTGAATGATAAAATCATCATTTTAGGAGGAATAAGATTATCAAATACCAATACCAAAGTAAAGGGATACAGTGTGAATGATAATGTACTGACTCCGGTAGAAAACACCAAAAACTATCTGGCTGTTCTTCCGATGATTCATTTAAAATATACTTTAAATGATAAAGCTAATCTTCGTTTTGCAGCGACAAGAACTTTTTCAAGACCAAATTTTGGCGATCTGACTCCGGGAGGAACTTATATTGAAGCAGATAACGAGTTCAAAGGCGGAAATCCCAACCTTAACCCTACCTATTCTTTGAATTTTGACCTGATGGGTGAATATTATTTTTCCAACGTAGGGATTCTAAGCGGTGGCGTTTTTTATAAATCCATTACGGATCCTATTTTCCAGGACTCTTTTATCGGAAACTATAACGGAAACAACGGAGTACAGTTTACCGCTCCCAATAACGGAAAAGCTGCATGGCTGGGAGGTATTGAGCTTGGAATTAATAAGAGATTCGATTTCCTTCCAGGGTTTTTACAGTATTTCGGAGTACAGCTGAATGCCACATTCATGACTTCCGAAATGGAAAAGCCAAGCGGAAGAACGGTAGCCCTTCCCTATCAGGCAAAGGAGTTGTACAACGCGCAGCTTTTCTTTGAGAAAAAAGGATTCAATGCAAGGCTGGCTTACAATTATAAAGGAAAATATGCTGTAGAATATGCCGAGGAAGATACCAATGATTCTTACTATGGCAAGTATAGTAATCTGGACTTCGGAGGTTCTTACCAGTTTACCAAATACCTGACTTTATATGCGGATGTGAATAATATCCTGAACAAACCACTGATCTATCACTTCGGTAAAAGCGAAGACCGTCCGGAACAGGTGGAATATTATGGAGTCCGATTCAATCTTGGAGTAAAACTGAATTTCTAA
- a CDS encoding DUF5690 family protein → MARTINQKTLVTLKAAFAAFGVYFCMYGFRKPFTVTSFAGLSYFGVDYKILIIIAQAVGYFVSKFIGIKFISELKPQKRLTYLFIFITVAELALLGFAAVPAPYNILFMFINGIPLGMIWGIVFSYIEGRKATEIIGLFLCSSFVVSSGFTKSVGKFLMDTFSISEFWMPFSAGLVFIIPLVLFGLLLERIPKPSEEDILLKNKRQPLNGKERKALIQQFFVPIVCIIFLYISLTVLRDFRDNFNREIWDGLNFTFDSSIFTLTEIPIAVMVLVILSFMVKVKNNKKAFAYYHYILFAGILTVGLSTYLFQQGSLSPFLWMTISGFGMYICYIPFNGIYFDRMIAAFEIKGNVGFLIYIVDSFGYLGSVLILLYKNFGSAKTSWLHFYINLNYIITITVFVLSVIALLAFRKKSKPKSKSNQFINFDTSKIL, encoded by the coding sequence ATGGCCAGAACCATCAATCAAAAAACACTGGTAACACTGAAGGCTGCTTTTGCTGCTTTCGGTGTTTACTTCTGCATGTACGGTTTCAGGAAACCTTTTACCGTAACTTCCTTCGCAGGACTTTCTTATTTTGGGGTAGATTATAAGATTCTGATTATCATTGCACAGGCCGTAGGCTACTTTGTTTCCAAATTCATCGGGATCAAATTTATTTCCGAGCTGAAACCCCAGAAAAGACTTACTTATCTTTTTATTTTTATTACTGTTGCAGAGCTTGCATTGTTAGGATTTGCAGCCGTTCCTGCTCCTTACAATATTCTGTTTATGTTTATCAACGGTATTCCACTGGGAATGATCTGGGGAATTGTTTTCTCGTATATTGAAGGACGGAAAGCCACTGAAATCATCGGATTGTTTTTATGTTCAAGCTTTGTGGTTTCTTCAGGGTTTACAAAATCAGTAGGAAAATTTCTAATGGATACTTTCTCCATTTCAGAATTCTGGATGCCATTTTCAGCAGGACTTGTTTTCATAATTCCATTGGTTCTTTTCGGGCTGCTTCTTGAAAGAATTCCCAAACCTTCAGAAGAAGATATTTTGCTTAAAAACAAGAGACAGCCGTTGAATGGTAAAGAAAGAAAAGCCCTGATCCAACAGTTTTTTGTTCCAATTGTGTGCATCATATTTTTATATATCAGTTTAACCGTTTTAAGGGATTTCAGAGATAATTTTAATCGTGAAATCTGGGACGGACTGAACTTTACTTTTGACAGTTCTATTTTCACTTTAACGGAAATTCCTATCGCCGTAATGGTTCTGGTGATTTTAAGCTTTATGGTAAAAGTAAAGAATAATAAAAAGGCATTTGCCTATTATCATTACATTCTTTTTGCAGGAATTCTTACGGTAGGACTTTCTACGTATCTGTTTCAGCAGGGTTCTCTGTCGCCTTTTTTATGGATGACAATTTCCGGCTTCGGAATGTATATCTGCTATATTCCTTTCAACGGAATTTATTTTGACCGGATGATCGCCGCCTTTGAAATCAAAGGAAATGTAGGTTTTCTGATCTATATTGTAGATTCTTTTGGTTACCTGGGAAGTGTTTTGATTCTTCTGTATAAAAACTTTGGCTCGGCCAAAACTTCGTGGTTACATTTTTATATTAACTTAAATTATATCATCACCATAACGGTTTTCGTTCTTTCCGTGATTGCTCTTCTGGCTTTCAGAAAAAAGTCAAAACCCAAATCTAAATCTAATCAATTCATCAATTTCGATACGTCGAAAATCTTATAA